The following are encoded in a window of Bradyrhizobium guangdongense genomic DNA:
- a CDS encoding VanZ family protein, translating into MNRSTITTILSIAAWSAVALIGYATLTKVQFIYFVYSRVKPFLFGVNVSTWAHLEHAIAFLTLGSLFALAYPRRTLMVCAIVIGSAVSFELLQTLTPDRHGTVFDASEKIAAGCAGIAAVRLFQFILAGKKEA; encoded by the coding sequence ATGAATAGATCGACTATTACTACCATCCTTTCCATTGCCGCCTGGTCCGCGGTCGCCCTGATCGGCTATGCTACGCTGACCAAGGTGCAGTTCATCTATTTCGTCTACAGCAGGGTCAAACCGTTCCTTTTCGGAGTGAATGTCTCGACATGGGCGCATTTGGAGCACGCCATTGCATTCCTCACACTCGGCAGCCTGTTCGCATTGGCCTATCCTCGGCGCACGCTGATGGTTTGTGCGATCGTGATCGGAAGCGCGGTCAGCTTCGAGCTGCTTCAGACGCTGACCCCTGACCGCCACGGGACGGTGTTTGACGCATCCGAGAAGATCGCCGCAGGCTGCGCGGGCATTGCCGCGGTCAGACTCTTCCAATTCATTTTAGCGGGTAAGAAGGAAGCGTGA
- the gspG gene encoding type II secretion system major pseudopilin GspG: MSVDAKGTLAQQRARNIRYGGRRPGMAGYTLLELLVVMGILAALTAMATPQVMGYFGKAKTQSAQLQIENINTALEMYYVENGSYPSSSAGLKALVEATPEAPRWNGPYLKNAKTLLDPWGRPYQYSVSEQGEYNVYSLGPTGKRTSKPTSATSASRNWSDNG; this comes from the coding sequence ATGAGCGTCGACGCGAAAGGAACTTTGGCTCAGCAACGTGCCAGGAACATTCGTTATGGGGGACGGCGGCCGGGGATGGCCGGCTATACCCTGCTTGAGTTGCTGGTCGTGATGGGCATTCTCGCGGCTCTGACAGCAATGGCGACGCCGCAAGTGATGGGCTATTTCGGAAAGGCCAAGACGCAGTCCGCCCAGCTTCAGATCGAGAACATCAATACAGCGCTCGAGATGTACTATGTGGAGAATGGTTCGTATCCAAGTTCGAGCGCCGGACTGAAGGCTTTGGTCGAAGCGACGCCGGAAGCACCTCGTTGGAATGGCCCGTATTTGAAGAATGCTAAGACTTTGCTCGATCCGTGGGGGCGCCCCTATCAGTACTCCGTCTCGGAGCAGGGCGAATACAATGTCTACTCCCTCGGGCCGACGGGCAAGAGGACGAGTAAGCCTACCTCCGCAACGAGCGCGAGCCGTAACTGGTCAGACAATGGGTGA
- a CDS encoding type II secretion system protein — protein sequence MRELLVVTGMLAILIAAAVPQMMRCFAKAKAQSAQVENEKSIPRSRCIT from the coding sequence TTGCGCGAGCTTCTGGTCGTGACGGGCATGCTAGCCATCCTGATTGCAGCCGCCGTCCCGCAGATGATGCGCTGTTTCGCCAAGGCCAAAGCACAATCGGCCCAGGTTGAGAACGAAAAATCAATACCGCGCTCGAGATGCATCACATAG
- a CDS encoding HlyD family type I secretion periplasmic adaptor subunit, producing MKFADANGRPVAAPRTRGRIERAFLPAALEIIESPPPPLAGAIGGTIIVLFCLALAWASFAAVDIVASAPGRVIPSGRTKIVQPFETGVVRAIHVRDGQPVKAGELLIELDPTINAAERDHLQGDLFAATLDVARLSALLTDDPLGSFRPPPNASGPLLASQRQLLSQQAEEHRAKLASLDSQKAQKQAELKTLLETVAKLDATLPILQQRVEIKSTLYAREVGSKANYLEILQSLTETQHELLVQKSRSHEAEAAVAAITEARAQTAAEFRRTVSADLVEAQRKATGLGEDLIKATQRTQLQQLTSPVEGTVQQLSVHTLGGVVTPAQALLVVVPADSRLEIEALISNRDIGFIQIGQEAEIKVDTFNFTRYGLMHGRVQSVSQDAITQDRPADRSGDPAFGAAATTSEPKGKEFLYQARISLDHSQMQIDDRTVNLSPGMAVTVEIKTGKRSVLSYLLSPLLRYKQESLRER from the coding sequence ATGAAGTTCGCTGACGCAAACGGGCGCCCCGTCGCCGCACCTAGGACGCGCGGGAGGATCGAACGAGCATTCCTGCCCGCAGCTCTCGAGATCATCGAGTCTCCTCCACCTCCGCTTGCGGGTGCGATCGGTGGCACCATCATCGTGCTGTTCTGTCTGGCCCTTGCTTGGGCTTCCTTTGCCGCCGTCGATATTGTGGCCTCCGCCCCGGGCAGAGTCATACCCAGCGGCAGAACGAAGATCGTACAACCGTTCGAGACCGGCGTCGTCAGAGCAATCCACGTTCGGGACGGGCAACCCGTCAAGGCAGGCGAGCTCCTGATCGAGCTAGACCCCACGATCAACGCGGCAGAACGAGACCACCTGCAGGGCGACCTGTTCGCCGCAACGCTTGACGTTGCTCGCCTGTCGGCCTTACTGACTGACGATCCACTCGGCAGCTTCAGACCGCCGCCCAATGCGAGCGGGCCTCTTCTCGCCTCGCAACGTCAGTTGCTGAGCCAGCAAGCGGAAGAGCACCGGGCCAAACTCGCGTCACTGGACAGCCAGAAGGCTCAAAAGCAGGCGGAATTGAAGACGCTGCTCGAGACCGTTGCGAAACTCGACGCAACGCTTCCGATTCTGCAGCAGCGCGTGGAGATCAAGAGCACTTTGTACGCTCGCGAGGTGGGCTCCAAGGCGAACTATCTTGAAATCCTGCAGTCACTCACCGAGACGCAACATGAGCTCCTGGTTCAGAAGAGCCGGTCGCACGAGGCGGAGGCCGCCGTCGCCGCGATTACCGAGGCGAGGGCCCAGACGGCCGCCGAATTCAGACGGACCGTTTCGGCGGATCTGGTGGAAGCTCAACGCAAGGCGACCGGGCTCGGCGAGGACTTAATCAAGGCGACTCAAAGGACGCAGCTTCAGCAGCTCACCTCGCCAGTTGAGGGTACGGTCCAGCAGCTGTCCGTTCATACTCTTGGCGGCGTCGTCACGCCCGCTCAGGCCCTGCTCGTCGTCGTGCCAGCCGACAGTCGCCTCGAGATTGAAGCTCTGATCTCGAACAGGGATATCGGATTCATCCAGATCGGGCAGGAAGCCGAGATCAAGGTCGACACGTTCAACTTCACCCGTTACGGGCTGATGCATGGGCGCGTTCAGAGCGTCTCGCAAGATGCTATCACTCAGGACAGGCCGGCTGATCGATCGGGCGACCCGGCCTTCGGTGCGGCCGCAACCACCAGCGAGCCGAAAGGAAAGGAATTTCTTTATCAGGCGCGGATCTCTCTCGATCACAGCCAGATGCAGATCGACGATAGAACCGTGAATCTGTCGCCTGGGATGGCGGTCACTGTGGAAATCAAGACGGGCAAGCGCTCGGTGCTGAGCTACCTTCTGTCGCCGCTGCTGCGCTACAAGCAGGAAAGTCTGCGGGAGCGTTAG
- a CDS encoding PEP-CTERM sorting domain-containing protein, which produces MEVTCSKFDLKYNHWERNVWFKSFVVAAGIAALAVGSTDAFASEYLTNGSFETGDFSGWNLVGDQGLVFVVDGTAVPYIGGGVSQGAQHGSFYVYEGPMLSEATLSQSFADTSGATLTISGWVTGDGSQPSDVRFLFNGIELGAINPVPDQQWTQYVFSAVATGNDTFSVAFRNDNSFDGLDHFSVSSVSAVPEPGTWALLLLGFAGLGALRYYRIRALAA; this is translated from the coding sequence ATGGAAGTAACCTGTAGTAAATTTGATTTAAAATATAATCATTGGGAGCGCAACGTGTGGTTTAAATCGTTTGTCGTTGCCGCTGGCATCGCGGCTCTTGCAGTCGGCTCCACCGACGCTTTTGCGTCTGAATACCTGACGAATGGAAGCTTTGAGACCGGAGATTTCTCCGGATGGAATCTGGTCGGCGACCAGGGGCTGGTCTTCGTGGTAGACGGGACTGCAGTTCCGTATATCGGCGGCGGCGTCTCTCAAGGCGCTCAGCACGGATCATTTTACGTCTATGAGGGGCCGATGTTATCTGAGGCCACTCTGTCCCAGTCATTCGCCGATACGAGTGGTGCGACCCTGACTATCTCGGGATGGGTGACAGGTGACGGCTCTCAGCCGAGCGACGTACGCTTCCTATTTAATGGAATCGAGCTGGGTGCGATAAATCCTGTGCCGGATCAGCAATGGACGCAGTATGTTTTCTCAGCGGTTGCGACTGGAAACGACACGTTCTCGGTCGCATTCCGGAACGACAATTCGTTTGATGGATTGGATCACTTTTCCGTCTCCTCTGTCTCGGCCGTCCCTGAGCCCGGTACGTGGGCGCTGCTGCTGCTCGGCTTCGCAGGCCTAGGCGCTCTGCGTTACTACCGCATCCGCGCTTTGGCCGCTTAG
- a CDS encoding efflux RND transporter permease subunit, translating into MISISTPFIRRPVATTLLSIGLFLLGVAAYPVLPVAAVPNVDFPTIFVYAFRPGADPSVMAATVAAPLERRLGEIAGINQITSTSTLGLTSVLLQFDISRDLDRAARDVQAAINASLPDLPSDLPSLPRFGKANTNAAPVYVLALTSKTLSTGALYDVADTVLAQRISQVPGVGNVTISGADQPAVRIQLNPVALSNAGIATDDVRAAIINANPLGPVGMFNGERQSEILALNRQMRTAQEFRDILIKSSNGSFIRLGDVAEIEDSVKNVRSVAWFNKQPAVLIEIRKQGNANVIDTVDGVKALIPALKQWIPPGVDIATLVDRTGTIRASVIDMQWTLLATALLVMLVVFVFLRRATPTIAAGISVPLALAGTCAGMWIAGFSIDNLSLMALAISVGFVVDDAIVMIENMYRNLERGMPPFQAAVEGARQIGFTVVSISLSLIAAFTPLIFMDGIVGRLLREFSLTLTFAIVVSTLVSLTVTPMICAHYIRRTTSRAATLFDRLIEGSLSRIVAFYAYTLRIALEFPLLTLTVFFATIALTVTLYIKVPKGYFPTDDSGFVIGATRASADTSFQSMLGLQQQLADIVLADPAVAGLGSVVGSGGGVGGQGSNRGVMFINLKPPDQRGYVSTEIVIDRLRRALYLVPGIRLFMFAAQDVRAGGRQSDSNYQYTLTSADLGLLQTWAPVVAKRMETVEGITDVSSDRDPNGLQLMLSIDRQKASILGVRVQDIDNALNNAFSQRQISIIYTQRNQYMIVLEIDPKFQVDPSNLDRIFVRGANDTQVPLSTVMRASRGLAPLAVHHSQSFPSTTVSFNLMPDVQLQAATQNIQRAVDELHMPEGIRGSFDGNAGDFVRTSGRQPLLILGALVAMYIVLGVLYESLAHPLTIISTLPSAGLGALLALQITNTPLTVIAFVGIILLIGIVKKNGIMMVDFALDAERQRSLSSADAIFEACQARFRPILMTTMAALFAGIPLVIATGPGTELRRPLGITIIGGLFVSQVLTLYTTPVIYLLIERLRRSPAPETNVVPAE; encoded by the coding sequence ATGATCTCGATTTCGACCCCCTTCATCCGCAGACCTGTCGCGACCACCCTGCTCTCGATTGGGCTGTTCCTGCTCGGGGTCGCCGCCTATCCCGTTCTTCCCGTCGCTGCCGTCCCCAACGTCGATTTTCCGACGATTTTCGTCTATGCCTTTCGTCCGGGAGCGGATCCCTCGGTCATGGCGGCGACGGTGGCCGCACCGCTGGAGCGGCGGCTCGGCGAGATCGCCGGCATTAACCAGATCACCTCCACGAGCACGCTCGGCCTCACCAGCGTGCTGCTGCAGTTTGATATCAGCCGCGACCTCGATCGCGCTGCGCGCGATGTCCAGGCGGCGATCAACGCCTCCCTTCCCGACCTGCCAAGCGATCTTCCGTCGCTGCCACGCTTCGGCAAGGCAAATACCAATGCGGCCCCGGTTTATGTCCTCGCCCTCACATCCAAGACATTGTCGACCGGCGCCCTCTACGACGTCGCCGATACCGTGCTGGCGCAGCGGATCTCGCAGGTGCCGGGCGTCGGCAATGTGACGATCTCGGGCGCCGATCAGCCGGCGGTGCGCATCCAGCTCAATCCCGTTGCGCTGTCGAACGCCGGCATCGCCACCGATGACGTGCGCGCCGCGATCATCAATGCCAATCCGCTCGGTCCGGTCGGCATGTTCAACGGCGAGCGGCAGAGCGAGATACTGGCGCTGAACCGGCAGATGCGCACCGCGCAGGAGTTTCGCGACATCCTGATCAAGAGTTCCAATGGTAGTTTCATACGGCTTGGCGACGTCGCCGAAATCGAAGATTCCGTGAAGAACGTGCGCTCGGTCGCCTGGTTCAACAAGCAGCCCGCCGTGCTGATCGAGATCCGGAAACAGGGCAATGCCAACGTCATCGACACCGTCGACGGCGTGAAGGCTCTGATCCCGGCGCTGAAGCAGTGGATCCCGCCCGGCGTGGACATCGCCACGCTGGTCGACCGCACCGGCACGATCCGGGCCAGCGTGATCGACATGCAGTGGACGCTGCTCGCAACGGCGCTCCTCGTCATGCTAGTTGTATTCGTGTTCCTGCGCAGGGCGACCCCGACGATCGCCGCCGGCATATCGGTCCCGCTCGCGCTGGCCGGTACCTGCGCGGGCATGTGGATTGCCGGCTTCTCGATCGACAATCTGTCGCTCATGGCGCTCGCCATCTCGGTCGGCTTCGTGGTCGATGACGCCATCGTCATGATCGAGAACATGTACCGCAATCTCGAGCGCGGCATGCCGCCGTTCCAGGCTGCCGTAGAGGGCGCCCGGCAGATCGGCTTTACCGTGGTTTCAATCAGCCTGTCCCTCATCGCCGCGTTCACGCCGCTGATCTTCATGGATGGCATCGTCGGGCGCCTGTTGCGCGAATTCTCCCTGACGCTGACCTTTGCCATCGTCGTCTCAACGCTGGTGTCGCTGACGGTCACGCCGATGATCTGCGCCCACTACATCCGGCGGACCACGTCCAGGGCTGCCACGCTGTTTGACCGCCTGATCGAGGGCTCGCTGTCGCGCATCGTCGCATTCTATGCCTACACCTTACGCATCGCACTGGAATTCCCGCTGCTGACGCTGACGGTCTTCTTCGCGACCATCGCCCTTACGGTGACACTCTACATCAAGGTCCCCAAAGGCTATTTTCCGACGGATGATTCCGGGTTTGTCATCGGCGCGACCCGCGCCTCCGCCGACACCTCATTCCAGTCGATGCTGGGCTTGCAGCAACAGCTCGCCGACATCGTTCTCGCCGATCCCGCGGTGGCCGGACTGGGCTCGGTCGTTGGCAGCGGCGGGGGCGTCGGCGGACAGGGGTCCAACCGCGGCGTCATGTTCATCAATTTAAAACCGCCGGACCAGCGCGGATACGTCTCGACCGAAATCGTCATCGACCGATTGCGCCGCGCGCTCTACCTTGTGCCTGGCATCCGCCTGTTCATGTTCGCCGCCCAGGACGTCCGTGCGGGCGGCCGGCAGAGCGACTCCAACTACCAATATACGCTCACCAGCGCCGATCTTGGCCTGCTGCAGACATGGGCGCCGGTCGTCGCGAAGAGGATGGAGACGGTCGAGGGCATCACCGACGTCTCCAGCGACCGCGACCCAAATGGATTGCAGCTGATGCTCTCGATCGACCGGCAGAAAGCCTCGATCCTCGGCGTCCGGGTCCAAGACATCGACAACGCGCTGAACAACGCGTTCTCGCAGCGGCAGATCTCGATTATTTACACCCAGCGCAACCAGTACATGATCGTGCTGGAGATAGATCCCAAATTCCAGGTCGATCCGTCCAACCTCGACCGCATCTTTGTCCGCGGGGCAAACGATACGCAGGTGCCGCTTTCCACCGTGATGCGAGCGAGCCGGGGGCTCGCTCCCCTCGCCGTCCACCACTCACAGTCGTTTCCCTCGACCACCGTGTCATTCAACTTGATGCCGGACGTGCAGCTCCAGGCAGCGACCCAGAATATCCAGCGCGCGGTCGACGAGCTGCATATGCCCGAGGGCATCCGCGGCAGCTTTGACGGCAATGCCGGCGATTTCGTCAGGACCAGCGGCCGCCAGCCATTGCTCATTCTAGGCGCGCTGGTAGCAATGTATATCGTGCTCGGCGTGCTCTATGAGAGCCTCGCTCATCCGCTCACGATCATCTCTACCCTGCCCTCAGCTGGGCTGGGTGCGCTTCTCGCGCTGCAGATCACCAATACGCCGCTGACCGTGATTGCCTTCGTCGGTATCATCCTGCTGATCGGCATCGTCAAGAAGAACGGTATCATGATGGTGGACTTCGCGCTCGATGCCGAGCGCCAGCGCAGCCTGTCCTCGGCCGACGCCATTTTCGAAGCTTGCCAGGCCCGCTTCCGCCCCATCTTAATGACGACCATGGCGGCGCTGTTCGCCGGTATTCCGCTTGTCATTGCGACCGGGCCTGGCACCGAGCTCAGGCGTCCGCTGGGGATCACCATCATCGGCGGCCTGTTTGTCTCACAAGTCCTGACGCTCTACACGACGCCCGTGATCTATTTGCTGATCGAGCGCCTTCGCCGATCGCCAGCACCTGAGACGAACGTTGTACCTGCGGAATGA
- the cysC gene encoding adenylyl-sulfate kinase, with the protein MIYSSQSAHLRFYGCKRIDENGVFGACRAVPIGLVNKLAADQRVLKILTCGSVDDGKSTLIGRLLYEQRQIPDDELAALPIGADAVVDYSLLLDGLEPEREQGITIDVAYRYFRAADRHFIVADTPGHEQYVRNMITGASTSDLAILLVDARNGLTSQTFRHAHIVSIMGIRHVVLAVNKIDLVNFDAQVFQSICADFAKLAELLQFSDVAMIPVSALLGDNVSTRSSRMKWYEGPSLLQHLARTEVLEKAAIGFRMPVQLIVRSDGGPRGVAGTIASGQIAIGDKIVLLPSGRITSIKEISSAGRPVGRAEAREAVTLTLSDHVDVARGDVAAAPFDQPHVGSQFVAQIVWLGDETLHPGRSYLLKQGTRTVGVSITAIKYRVDVQTMAHEAAKDLRTNEIGVCNLITAAPLVFDSYADNATMGGLILIDRATNMTVAAGIVLHPLTRSTTIRPPALFVTKDARAHLKGHRPALLWLTGLSGAGKSTIANATEAKLNAMGVHTILLDGDCLRGGINKDLGFTETDRIENIRRAGEVSKLMLEAGLVVLCSFISPFAADRRMVRELMPDEFIEVFIDTPLETCIERDPKGLYRRALNGEIKNFTGISQAYEQPEHAEVTIRTDELTVEGAADHLVSELARRGIFDLSGKSGPRHE; encoded by the coding sequence GTGATTTACTCATCTCAATCGGCGCATCTGCGGTTCTACGGATGTAAACGGATTGACGAAAACGGCGTGTTCGGCGCGTGTCGTGCAGTTCCAATCGGGTTAGTAAATAAATTGGCCGCTGACCAACGTGTTCTCAAGATTTTAACTTGCGGATCTGTCGACGACGGAAAGTCTACGCTGATTGGTCGACTTCTCTACGAACAGAGGCAGATCCCGGACGACGAGCTGGCCGCACTTCCGATCGGAGCCGATGCGGTGGTTGACTACTCATTGCTCCTGGACGGGCTCGAGCCGGAGCGAGAGCAAGGCATAACCATCGACGTCGCCTACCGGTATTTCAGGGCTGCAGATCGACACTTTATTGTCGCCGACACTCCTGGGCACGAGCAATACGTGCGCAACATGATTACGGGGGCCTCCACGTCAGATCTCGCAATTTTGCTGGTCGATGCCCGGAACGGCCTGACATCTCAGACATTTCGCCACGCTCATATCGTTTCGATCATGGGAATACGGCATGTCGTTTTGGCGGTGAACAAGATTGATCTCGTCAACTTCGATGCACAGGTGTTTCAGAGCATCTGTGCTGATTTTGCCAAGCTTGCGGAGCTCCTGCAGTTTTCAGATGTGGCGATGATTCCGGTGTCCGCGTTGTTGGGGGACAACGTGTCGACGCGCAGTTCGCGGATGAAGTGGTATGAGGGTCCGTCTCTGCTGCAGCATCTTGCGCGAACCGAAGTACTCGAGAAAGCAGCGATCGGCTTTCGGATGCCTGTCCAGCTCATCGTAAGATCCGATGGAGGCCCGCGCGGGGTTGCCGGAACGATCGCCTCCGGACAGATAGCGATCGGCGACAAGATTGTTCTGCTTCCTTCGGGACGCATCACTTCCATTAAGGAGATCAGCTCGGCAGGAAGGCCCGTTGGCCGAGCAGAGGCGCGCGAGGCGGTGACCCTCACACTTTCCGATCACGTCGACGTGGCTCGCGGTGACGTCGCGGCCGCTCCGTTCGATCAGCCTCACGTCGGCTCGCAATTTGTCGCCCAGATTGTTTGGCTGGGAGACGAGACGCTCCACCCCGGCCGGTCGTACCTGTTGAAGCAGGGAACGCGCACCGTTGGAGTTTCGATAACGGCGATCAAGTATCGTGTCGATGTGCAGACCATGGCGCACGAGGCAGCCAAGGATCTGCGCACAAATGAGATTGGCGTTTGTAACCTGATCACGGCAGCTCCCCTGGTCTTCGACAGTTATGCTGATAATGCGACTATGGGCGGTCTCATCCTCATCGACCGCGCCACCAACATGACGGTCGCCGCAGGGATCGTGCTCCACCCGTTGACGCGCTCCACGACCATACGGCCGCCTGCGCTTTTCGTCACCAAGGATGCTCGCGCGCATCTGAAGGGGCACCGGCCCGCGCTTCTCTGGTTGACCGGCCTGTCGGGCGCAGGAAAATCCACCATTGCCAACGCCACCGAAGCAAAATTGAACGCCATGGGCGTTCACACGATCCTTCTCGACGGCGATTGCCTGCGCGGCGGCATCAATAAGGATCTTGGATTTACAGAAACCGACCGAATTGAAAACATTCGAAGAGCAGGCGAGGTTTCGAAGCTCATGCTCGAGGCCGGGCTCGTCGTGCTTTGCTCCTTTATTTCGCCCTTTGCCGCCGACCGGCGGATGGTGCGCGAGCTGATGCCTGACGAGTTCATCGAGGTCTTCATCGATACTCCGCTCGAAACCTGCATCGAGCGCGATCCAAAGGGACTCTACCGGCGTGCTCTCAACGGGGAAATCAAGAACTTCACTGGGATCAGTCAGGCCTATGAGCAGCCGGAGCACGCTGAGGTGACGATCAGGACCGACGAACTCACAGTCGAGGGTGCTGCTGATCATTTGGTCTCGGAACTTGCCAGGCGCGGCATTTTCGATTTGTCAGGAAAGTCCGGTCCTCGCCATGAATAG
- the cysD gene encoding sulfate adenylyltransferase subunit CysD, with product MNSRLRALEAEAIFIIREAVAEFRNPVMLYSIGKDSSVLLSLAVKAFAPGKLPFRLLHIDTGWKFKEMIEFRDRTARDMGLDLLVHVNQDGLKRNISPVLSGSSVHTQVMKTEALRQALDEHRFDAALGGARRDEEKSRAKERIFSHRSPGHLWDPRNQRPELWRLFNARLKPGETMRVFPLSNWTELDVWEYIRAENIPIVSLYFSALRPVVEREGRLIMVDDDRLPLLEGEQPRMEWVRFRTLGCYPLTAAVRSHAKTIGEVIDETGSAALSERQGRLIDKDDVSSMEKKKREGYF from the coding sequence ATGAATAGCCGTCTTCGCGCTCTCGAAGCTGAAGCTATTTTCATCATCAGGGAGGCGGTGGCCGAGTTCCGCAATCCGGTGATGCTCTATTCGATCGGCAAGGACTCGAGCGTGTTGTTGAGCCTGGCTGTTAAAGCGTTTGCGCCCGGGAAGCTGCCCTTTCGATTGCTCCACATCGACACGGGTTGGAAATTCAAGGAAATGATCGAGTTTCGTGACCGGACTGCCCGAGACATGGGCCTCGATCTCCTAGTTCACGTCAATCAGGACGGTTTGAAGCGAAACATTTCGCCGGTCTTGTCCGGATCATCGGTTCACACCCAGGTTATGAAGACGGAGGCGCTTCGCCAGGCCCTCGATGAACATCGCTTCGATGCCGCGCTGGGTGGCGCGCGACGCGACGAAGAGAAAAGCAGGGCGAAGGAACGCATCTTTTCACATCGCTCGCCGGGTCATCTTTGGGACCCCCGAAATCAGCGCCCCGAGCTTTGGCGCCTGTTCAACGCGCGTCTGAAACCCGGTGAAACGATGCGCGTCTTCCCACTATCGAACTGGACCGAACTCGACGTCTGGGAATACATCCGCGCAGAGAACATCCCGATCGTTTCGCTCTATTTCTCTGCGCTTCGTCCCGTCGTGGAGCGTGAGGGACGACTGATCATGGTCGACGATGATCGCCTGCCATTGCTCGAGGGGGAACAGCCTCGGATGGAATGGGTTCGATTTCGTACACTGGGCTGCTATCCGCTCACAGCTGCAGTTCGCTCTCATGCAAAGACGATCGGCGAAGTCATCGACGAGACCGGGAGTGCGGCCTTATCTGAACGACAGGGACGTCTGATTGACAAGGACGATGTCAGCTCAATGGAGAAGAAAAAGAGAGAAGGATATTTTTAG